The genome window CAACCACGTCCCCAACCACGGATCCGGCAACGATGACGTTGGCGGCTTGAATATCGGCCTGAATCCGGGCCTTGGGGCCAACCCGAAGCACCTGGTTTCGAAGGTCGATCTTTCCCTCCACCCGCGAGTCGATGGTCACGTCCTGGCTTCCCGACAATTCGCCTCGGATAACAAAAGTATCCCCCAGGTAGTTCTCTTTCCTGGGCTCTGCGGGAGCGGGCGTCGGCTTGGGGGACGACTGCGCTCGCGGCTGCACCGGGGTTTTGCTTTCCGGGGCACCAGCGAAAGTCTGCTTCTCTCTTCCGGGGAGGATGCGGC of Acidobacteriota bacterium contains these proteins:
- a CDS encoding polymer-forming cytoskeletal protein, with protein sequence MDTSKDSKAKQTGSLKGWAGRILPGREKQTFAGAPESKTPVQPRAQSSPKPTPAPAEPRKENYLGDTFVIRGELSGSQDVTIDSRVEGKIDLRNQVLRVGPKARIQADIQAANVIVAGSVVGDVVAQDRVEITPVGSVVGSIRSNRISIADGARLKGSVEMVKTAPEVKAPKPAAPKTPRVETKPAAVPRAKPPETPPITKASP